Proteins encoded by one window of Bos javanicus breed banteng chromosome 22, ARS-OSU_banteng_1.0, whole genome shotgun sequence:
- the GPR27 gene encoding probable G-protein coupled receptor 27, protein MANASEPGSGGGGGGGEAAALGLKLATLSLLLCVSLAGNVLFALLIVRERSLHRAPYYLLLDLCLADGLRALACLPAVMLAARRAAAAAGAPPGALGCKLLAFLAALFCFHAAFLLLGVGVTRYLAIAHHRFYAERLAGWPCAAMLVCAAWALALAAAFPPVLDGGGGGDDEDAPCALEQRPDGAPGALGFLLLLAVVVGATHLVYLRLLFFIHDRRKMRPARLVPAVSHDWTFHGPGATGQAAANWTAGFGRGPTPPALVGIRPAGPGRGARRLLVLEEFKTEKRLCKMFYAVTLLFLLLWGPYVVASYLRVLVRPGAVPQAYLTASVWLTFAQAGINPVVCFLFNRELRDCFRAQFPCCQSPQATQATLPCDLKGIGL, encoded by the coding sequence ATGGCGAACGCAAGCGAACCGGGCAgcggcggaggcggcggcggtGGGGAGGCGGCCGCCCTGGGCCTCAAGCTGGCCACGCTCAGCCTGCTGCTGTGCGTAAGCCTGGCGGGCAACGTGCTGTTCGCGCTGCTCATCGTTCGGGAGCGCAGCCTGCACCGCGCCCCGTACTACCTGCTGCTCGACCTGTGCCTGGCCGACGGGCTGCGCGCGCTCGCCTGCCTCCCGGCCGTCATGCTGGCCGCGCGGCGGGCCGCGGCCGCCGCGGGGGCGCCGCCGGGCGCGCTGGGTTGCAAGCTGCTCGCCTTCCTGGCCGCGCTCTTCTGCTTCCACGCCGCCTTCCTGCTGCTCGGCGTGGGCGTCACCCGCTACCTGGCCATCGCGCACCACCGCTTCTACGCCGAACGCCTGGCCGGCTGGCCGTGCGCCGCCATGCTGGTGTGCGCCGCCTGGGCGCTGGCGCTGGCCGCGGCCTTCCCGCCCGTGCtggacggcggcggcggcggcgacgacGAGGACGCGCCGTGCGCCCTGGAGCAGCGGCCCGACGGCGCCCCGGGCGCGCtgggcttcctgctgctgctggccgTGGTGGTGGGCGCCACGCACCTCGTCTACCTCCGCCTGCTCTTCTTCATCCACGACCGCCGCAAGATGCGGCCCGCGCGCCTCGTGCCCGCCGTCAGCCACGACTGGACCTTCCACGGCCCCGGCGCCACCGGCCAGGCGGCCGCCAACTGGACGGCCGGCTTCGGCCGCGGGCCCACGCCGCCGGCACTCGTGGGCATCCGGCCGGCCGGGCCAGGTCGTGGCGCGCGCCGCCTCCTCGTGCTCGAGGAGTTCAAGACAGAGAAGAGGCTGTGCAAGATGTTCTACGCCGTCACGCTGCTCTTCCTGCTCCTCTGGGGGCCCTACGTCGTGGCCAGTTACCTGCGGGTCCTGGTGCGGCCCGGCGCCGTCCCCCAGGCCTACCTGACGGCCTCCGTGTGGCTGACCTTCGCGCAGGCCGGCATCAACCCCGTCGTGTGCTTCCTCTTCAACAGGGAGCTCAGGGACTGCTTCCGCGCCCAGTTCCCCTGCTGCCAGAGCCCCCAGGCCACCCAGGCCACCCTCCCCTGCGACTTGAAAGGCATCGGTTTATAA